The following proteins are encoded in a genomic region of Porphyrobacter sp. CACIAM 03H1:
- a CDS encoding VOC family protein: MLASAKPVCFVLTADLPAARAFYTDTLGLTETGEDPFAVSYDLAGTTLRLTAIEDHKPGPHTVLGWQVADIEAAVDALAAKGVTFAIYEGFGQDARGVWTDPGSGTKVAWFLDPEGNNLSLTQSA, translated from the coding sequence ATGCTCGCCAGTGCCAAACCCGTATGCTTTGTGCTCACCGCCGATCTGCCTGCCGCGCGCGCTTTCTATACCGACACCCTGGGTCTGACCGAGACCGGCGAGGACCCTTTCGCCGTCAGCTACGATCTGGCGGGCACCACGCTGCGGCTCACCGCGATCGAGGACCACAAGCCGGGCCCGCATACCGTGCTCGGCTGGCAGGTCGCCGACATCGAGGCGGCGGTCGATGCGCTGGCGGCGAAGGGCGTGACCTTCGCGATCTACGAGGGCTTCGGTCAGGATGCGCGCGGCGTCTGGACCGACCCGGGATCGGGCACGAAGGTCGCATGGTTCCTCGATCCCGAAGGCAACAATCTCAGCCTGACGCAATCCGCCTAG
- a CDS encoding helix-turn-helix domain-containing protein has translation MSAHDTRIAGGPDSGAAALPEAWRDHCAAMLRARGWLAGQPERFREQILRMIVPMHAPRSMPVFSVDGPAGGIYGIVSGGIGIEGSGPYNVPRLGHILRAGSWFGHGPAMSGRDHRVQNMRAMEDSELVYVPLAPLRALLETDAQAARCVGTIADGGNILGTRVISDLLIPSVPHRIAAVLLRVTGAEEGIEPHHPEGFIISQSDLGEMANVSRSNVNRVLGDFARAGWITKHYNRLRIRDTAALQGFAASQV, from the coding sequence ATGTCGGCTCACGACACGAGGATCGCCGGTGGCCCGGACAGCGGCGCTGCGGCCCTGCCCGAGGCATGGCGCGATCACTGCGCGGCGATGCTGCGCGCGCGCGGCTGGCTGGCCGGGCAGCCGGAGCGGTTCCGCGAGCAGATCCTGCGGATGATCGTACCCATGCACGCCCCGCGAAGCATGCCGGTGTTCAGCGTTGACGGCCCGGCGGGCGGCATCTACGGGATCGTCTCGGGCGGGATCGGGATCGAAGGCTCTGGCCCCTACAATGTCCCGCGCCTCGGCCATATCCTGCGCGCGGGCAGCTGGTTCGGGCATGGTCCGGCGATGTCGGGGCGCGATCACCGGGTGCAGAACATGCGGGCGATGGAGGACAGCGAGCTCGTCTATGTCCCGCTCGCCCCGCTGCGCGCGCTGCTCGAGACCGACGCGCAGGCGGCGCGCTGCGTCGGGACAATCGCCGACGGGGGCAACATCCTCGGCACGCGGGTCATCTCGGACCTGCTCATCCCTTCCGTGCCGCACCGCATCGCGGCGGTGCTGCTGCGTGTCACGGGGGCCGAGGAGGGGATCGAGCCCCACCACCCCGAGGGCTTCATCATCAGCCAGAGCGATCTGGGCGAGATGGCGAACGTCTCGCGCTCGAACGTCAACCGGGTGCTGGGCGACTTCGCGCGGGCCGGGTGGATCACCAAGCATTACAACCGCCTGCGCATCCGCGACACGGCCGCCCTGCAGGGCTTCGCCGCCTCGCAGGTCTAG
- a CDS encoding fatty acid desaturase, which yields MNPHFALPAHGVQRAVGLALALAIAGSWLGLHAYAMFVFELTWTNWPYALVMAVVQCWLSVGVFIVCHDAMHGTLVPGRPRVNGAIGTVLLALYAGFGWKHLRDAHLAHHRLAGHPGDPDFDENNPADFVRWYATFFRRYFGWRSILYVHTVVGIYWLVIGIPMAQIVLLYGMPALGSSLQLFYFGTFRPHCHREGQPFADRHNARSNDFGTLASLATCFHFGYHLEHHHRPDVPWWALPAAKRAGVGEVELAARVPA from the coding sequence ATGAACCCGCATTTCGCCTTGCCTGCGCACGGCGTCCAGCGCGCCGTCGGCCTCGCCCTCGCGCTGGCGATCGCCGGGAGCTGGCTCGGCCTTCATGCCTATGCCATGTTCGTGTTCGAGCTGACATGGACCAACTGGCCCTACGCCCTCGTCATGGCGGTGGTGCAGTGCTGGCTTTCCGTCGGCGTCTTCATCGTCTGCCACGATGCGATGCACGGCACGCTGGTGCCGGGCCGCCCGCGGGTCAATGGCGCGATCGGGACGGTGCTGCTGGCGCTCTATGCGGGCTTCGGGTGGAAGCACCTGCGTGACGCCCATCTCGCCCATCACCGGCTGGCGGGCCATCCCGGCGATCCCGATTTCGACGAGAACAATCCGGCCGATTTCGTCCGCTGGTATGCGACCTTCTTCCGGCGCTATTTCGGCTGGCGATCGATCCTCTATGTCCACACCGTGGTAGGCATCTACTGGCTGGTGATCGGCATTCCGATGGCGCAAATCGTGCTGCTCTACGGGATGCCGGCGCTTGGTTCCTCGCTCCAGCTGTTCTACTTCGGCACCTTCCGCCCGCATTGCCACCGCGAGGGCCAGCCCTTCGCGGATCGCCACAATGCCCGCAGCAACGACTTCGGCACGCTCGCCAGCCTCGCCACCTGCTTCCATTTCGGCTATCATCTGGAACATCACCACCGGCCCGACGTGCCCTGGTGGGCCCTGCCTGCGGCGAAACGTGCCGGGGTGGGCGAGGTAGAACTGGCTGCAAGGGTGCCCGCATGA
- a CDS encoding linear amide C-N hydrolase, with translation MTKPRFLKAAGSVLATAALAFAAVQTASACSRAVYFGLEGQTVTGRTMDWFEADLGSNIWLYPRGLERNSNTATPVVWTSKYGSLVTTLYEGAAADGMNEKGLVANLLYLPESDYPPATPGDTRPTLPNSAWVQYVLDNYATVAEAVADLRQEKFRMVAITAPTGEPGTVHLSISDASGDSAIFEYLKGKLVIHHDRKYQVMTNSPTFDQQIALNSYWKTIGGQTMLPGTNRASDRFVRASYYINEAKQSADPRTAVATVFSVMRNVSVPIGIKIPGQPNIADTLWLTVADQKNRVYYYQDTKSPSVLWADMKRLDFSKGSGPRRLKLAGNPDVGGDQTAGFKPAPLFKFMIPHS, from the coding sequence ATGACCAAGCCGCGTTTCCTTAAAGCCGCCGGCAGCGTGCTCGCGACCGCCGCGCTGGCCTTCGCCGCCGTCCAGACCGCCAGCGCGTGCAGCCGCGCGGTCTATTTCGGGCTCGAGGGCCAGACCGTCACCGGCCGCACGATGGACTGGTTCGAGGCCGATCTCGGCAGCAACATCTGGCTCTACCCGCGCGGGCTGGAGCGCAACAGCAACACCGCCACCCCGGTGGTGTGGACCAGCAAGTACGGCAGCCTCGTCACGACGCTCTACGAAGGCGCGGCGGCCGACGGGATGAACGAGAAGGGCCTCGTCGCCAATCTGCTCTACCTGCCCGAATCGGATTATCCGCCCGCCACGCCCGGCGACACCCGCCCGACGCTCCCCAATTCCGCCTGGGTGCAATATGTGCTCGATAACTATGCGACCGTCGCCGAGGCGGTGGCCGATCTCAGGCAGGAAAAGTTCCGCATGGTCGCGATCACCGCGCCGACCGGCGAGCCGGGCACGGTGCACCTGTCGATCTCGGATGCTTCGGGGGATTCGGCGATCTTCGAATACCTGAAGGGCAAGCTCGTCATCCACCACGACCGCAAGTATCAGGTGATGACCAACTCGCCGACCTTCGACCAGCAGATCGCTCTCAATAGCTACTGGAAGACCATCGGCGGACAGACCATGCTGCCCGGCACCAACCGCGCCTCCGACCGCTTCGTGCGCGCGTCCTATTACATCAACGAGGCCAAGCAGTCCGCCGATCCGCGTACCGCGGTGGCGACGGTGTTCAGCGTGATGCGCAATGTCAGCGTGCCGATCGGGATCAAGATCCCCGGCCAGCCCAACATCGCCGACACGCTGTGGCTGACCGTCGCGGACCAGAAGAACAGGGTCTACTACTATCAGGACACCAAGAGCCCGAGCGTGCTGTGGGCCGACATGAAGCGGCTCGATTTCAGCAAGGGCTCTGGGCCGCGCAGGCTAAAGCTCGCCGGCAATCCCGATGTCGGCGGCGACCAGACCGCGGGCTTCAAGCCGGCGCCGCTGTTCAAGTTCATGATCCCGCATAGCTGA
- a CDS encoding sterol desaturase family protein, translating to MSWLEIFLTVMSSLIGMELFAWYAHKYIMHGWGWGWHRDHHEPHDNVLEKNDLFAVVFGTINAAMYIFGSLYWDWLWWFAVGITLYGVIYTLVHDGLVHQRYWKWVPRKGYAKRLVQAHKLHHATIGKEGGVSFGFVFARDPAKLKAELKAQKDAGIAVVRDSAGAGDFETVGRNL from the coding sequence ATGAGCTGGCTCGAGATTTTCCTGACCGTCATGTCCTCGCTGATCGGGATGGAGCTGTTCGCGTGGTATGCGCACAAGTACATCATGCACGGCTGGGGCTGGGGCTGGCATCGCGACCATCACGAGCCGCACGACAACGTGCTCGAGAAGAACGACCTGTTCGCCGTGGTGTTCGGCACGATCAATGCCGCGATGTACATCTTTGGCTCGCTCTACTGGGACTGGCTGTGGTGGTTCGCGGTCGGCATCACGCTTTACGGGGTGATCTACACGCTGGTCCATGACGGGCTGGTGCACCAGCGTTACTGGAAGTGGGTGCCGCGCAAGGGCTACGCCAAGCGGCTGGTGCAGGCGCACAAGCTCCACCATGCGACCATCGGCAAAGAAGGCGGGGTCAGCTTCGGCTTCGTCTTCGCGCGCGATCCGGCGAAGCTGAAGGCCGAGCTGAAGGCCCAGAAGGACGCCGGTATCGCCGTGGTGCGCGACAGCGCCGGGGCAGGCGACTTCGAGACCGTGGGGCGTAACCTCTAG
- a CDS encoding SufE family protein, which produces MRSLSDILEEYEFLEGDERYGLLIELGRSLEPMPEALKTDATLVRGCSAAVWVYPAGTDAAKLHFLADSNAAITKGIVALVIAAVQDRPAAQVAGMDVMAALAPFDLKNQLSSNRTQGVPNMIALVKEHAARLAAG; this is translated from the coding sequence ATGCGCAGCCTTTCCGACATTCTCGAAGAGTACGAATTCCTCGAAGGCGACGAGCGTTACGGCCTGCTGATCGAGCTCGGCCGCAGCCTCGAACCCATGCCCGAGGCACTCAAGACCGACGCCACGCTGGTGCGCGGCTGTTCGGCGGCGGTGTGGGTCTATCCGGCGGGCACCGATGCGGCAAAGCTCCACTTCCTCGCCGACAGCAACGCCGCGATCACCAAGGGCATCGTCGCCCTCGTCATCGCCGCGGTGCAGGACAGGCCCGCTGCCCAGGTCGCCGGCATGGACGTGATGGCGGCGCTCGCCCCGTTCGACCTCAAGAACCAGCTGTCGAGCAACCGCACGCAAGGCGTGCCGAACATGATCGCCCTGGTGAAGGAGCACGCCGCAAGGCTCGCGGCAGGCTGA